A window from Desulfuromonas sp. encodes these proteins:
- a CDS encoding putative addiction module antidote protein encodes MKKTSTSRYDVAEHLRTPEEMAAYLEASMEEANGDAAFIAKALGDIARAKGMSQVARDTGLSRESLYKALSGERTPGFDTILKVVSALGLKLHAEATHS; translated from the coding sequence ATGAAAAAAACATCGACAAGCCGCTACGATGTTGCCGAACATCTTCGCACCCCAGAGGAAATGGCCGCCTATCTTGAAGCGAGCATGGAAGAGGCTAACGGAGATGCAGCCTTTATCGCCAAAGCGTTGGGTGATATCGCACGTGCCAAAGGGATGTCACAGGTCGCGCGTGACACAGGCCTTTCAAGAGAAAGTCTATATAAGGCCCTCTCCGGTGAGCGCACTCCCGGGTTTGATACGATTCTTAAAGTTGTTTCGGCCCTGGGTCTAAAGCTGC
- a CDS encoding addiction module antitoxin RelB, whose protein sequence is MIEIRKTEVFVAWLDSLSDIRARARVLVRIERLSTGNPGDVKPVSEGVSELRIDYGPGYRVYFKKRGRELVILLAGGDKSTQTRDIKKALRLAKEL, encoded by the coding sequence ATGATCGAAATCCGCAAAACAGAAGTTTTCGTTGCATGGCTCGACAGCCTAAGTGATATCCGTGCAAGAGCACGTGTTCTGGTCAGAATAGAGCGTCTTTCCACTGGAAACCCTGGAGATGTCAAACCAGTTTCCGAAGGTGTCTCGGAGTTGCGGATCGATTATGGGCCTGGATACCGAGTGTACTTTAAAAAACGCGGACGTGAATTGGTTATTCTTCTGGCCGGTGGTGACAAAAGCACCCAAACCAGAGACATCAAAAAGGCCCTGCGTCTCGCCAAAGAGCTTTAG